In a genomic window of Lycium ferocissimum isolate CSIRO_LF1 chromosome 9, AGI_CSIRO_Lferr_CH_V1, whole genome shotgun sequence:
- the LOC132032104 gene encoding secreted RxLR effector protein 78-like, which translates to MTSFAEGDRNTKYFHSIVNGRRKRLQIKRIQNRRGIWIEVDSLLAKKLVILSAVFSRVVIDIRLRGKPTNVVLKLDMAKAYDRVSWSYLIRVLRKMGFAEVFIDMVWRLIANNWYSILLNSQASTFFHSTRGVKQGDPLSPALFILSAEVLSRALNSLFENNDFRSYGMPKWSASLNHLAYADDTIIFSYL; encoded by the exons ATGACAAGTTTTGCTGAAGGAGACAGGAATACAAAGTATTTTCACAGTATTGTGAATGGTAGGAGAAAGAGATTGCAGATCAAAAGAATTCAGAATCGGCGAGGGATATGGATAGAAGTGGATTCACTATTGGCGAAGAAGCTTGTAATTTTATCGGCGGTTTTCTCAAGAG TTGTGATTGACATTAGACTAAGGGGAAAACCAACTAATGTAGTGCTTAAGCTTGACATGGCCAAAGCATATGATAGAGTATCATGGAGTTACTTGATAAGAGTTTTAAGGAAGATGGGATTTGCAGAAGTGTTCATAGATATGGTTTGGAGGTTGATAGCAAATAACTGGTATTCCATACTCCTTAATAGCCAAGCTTCTACTTTTTTCCACTCCACCAGGGGTGTAAAACAAGGAGATCCACTCTCTCCTGCTTTGTTCATCTTATCTGCTGAAGTTTTATCTAGAGCATTGAACTCTTTATTTGAGAACAATGATTTTAGAAGCTATGGAATGCCCAAATGGAGTGCAAGTCTGAATCATCTGGCATATGCAGATGACacaataattttttcatatctTTGA